In Nerophis ophidion isolate RoL-2023_Sa linkage group LG12, RoL_Noph_v1.0, whole genome shotgun sequence, a single window of DNA contains:
- the LOC133563660 gene encoding UDP-glucuronosyltransferase 2C1-like, with translation MRTKSDWITFTLLFTQVSHVFGGNILVFPLDGSHWVNMKGIIEELHDKGHQITVLRPSDSWYIAEKSPFYTSVKRPGQENFRDHFELFVSQILESRLQQNMTSFLSSFWNHVQNEMTVLNQFSVFHKNHADTIVQMFENETLMRYFIGAKYDVVLTDPGIGGGMMLARRLQVPLIYNVNWHIQGEPHSLIAPSPLSYTPFIATLFTDKMTFPQRVTNVWASTMGTFIMSCITQPHYKPIVMRYFGSDTDYSTFFLDADIWLVRNNFVSEFPRPTMPNLIYIGGFQCKPPKQLPADLEEFVQSSGDQGIVIMTLGTLVGILPQVLVEEIAATFAQLPQKVIWRYLGQKPSNLGNNTLLVNWLPQNDLLGHPKTRVFVTHGGANGVQEAIYHGVPIVGLPLFFDQPENLNRLRAKGGAVNVDFTTLDRHVFGDALMTVLHNSSYRENMRRLSKLQRDHPSKPMDDAIFWIEYVIRNQGAAHLKSKSIKMSPLVYYSLDVIAALGMAVLLLILICFFLLKFLRRVLLGGGKTKEE, from the coding sequence ATGAGGACCAAATCTGATTGGATCACCTTTACTCTGCTGTTTACTCAAGTCTCACATGTATTTGGGGGCAACATCCTGGTGTTCCCATTGGACGGGAGCCATTGGGTAAACATGAAGGGAATCATAGAGGAACTTCATGACAAAGGCCACCAGATCACTGTTCTTCGCCCATCTGACAGCTGGTACATTGCAGAAAAGTCTCCTTTCTACACATCTGTCAAGCGTCCCGGTCAAGAGAACTTTAGGGATCATTTTGAACTCTTTGTGTCTCAAATCCTGGAATCGCGGCTTCAGCAGAATATGACATCTTTCCTGTCGTCCTTTTGGAACCATGTTCAGAACGAGATGACAGTTTTAAATCAGTTTTCTGTTTTCCATAAGAATCATGCTGACACGATTGTTCAGATGTTTGAAAATGAAACCTTGATGCGGTACTTTATTGGCGCCAAATACGACGTAGTGTTGACGGACCCAGGCATTGGTGGAGGGATGATGCTTGCCCGTCGTCTCCAGGTTCCACTGATATACAACGTCAATTGGCACATTCAAGGTGAACCTCATTCCCTTATCGCCCCGTCCCCTCTGTCATACACTCCTTTTATTGCAACACTGTTCACAGATAAGATGACCTTTCCCCAGAGAGTGACGAATGTTTGGGCCTCCACGATGGGTACTTTCATAATGTCTTGCATAACACAGCCTCACTATAAACCAATAGTCATGCGATACTTTGGTTCTGATACGGACTACTCAACGTTTTTTCTGGATGCTGATATATGGCTGGTGAGAAACAATTTTGTCTCTGAATTTCCAAGACCCACGATGCCAAATTTAATCTACATCGGGGGATTTCAGTGTAAGCCGCCGAAACAGCTCCCTGCAGACCTGGAGGAGTTTGTTCAGAGCTCCGGAGATCAAGGGATTGTGATAATGACTTTAGGAACATTAGTTGGCATTCTTCCCCAAGTTCTGGTTGAGGAAATAGCTGCGACCTTTGCCCAGCTGCCTCAGAAGGTTATATGGAGGTATTTAGGACAAAAGCCTAGCAACCTGGGAAACAACACTTTACTGGTCAACTGGCTACCACAGAACGACCTCTTGGGACATCCTAAAACAAGAGTCTTCGTCACTCATGGAGGCGCCAATGGGGTGCAAGAAGCAATTTACCACGGAGTTCCGATTGTTGGACTTCCGTTATTCTTTGACCAACCTGAAAATCTCAACAGACTTCGAGCTAAAGGAGGAGCGGTGAATGTGGATTTTACCACGCTCGACAGGCACGTCTTTGGGGATGCATTGATGACGGTTCTTCACAATTCGTCTTACAGAGAAAACATGCGGAGACTCTCCAAACTGCAGAGAGATCATCCAAGCAAACCAATGGACGATGCCATCTTTTGGATAGAATACGTTATTAGAAATCAAGGAGCTGCACATCTGAAGtcaaaatccatcaaaatgtccCCGCTTGTTTACTACTCGCTTGACGTCATTGCAGCCTTGGGAATGGCTGTTTTGCTTCTCATATTAATTTGTTTTTTCCTTTTGAAATTCTTGCGGCGAGTATTGCTTGGTGGCGGAAAAACTAAAGAAGAATAA